actGCAAGACTGACTTGGTAGTGAACAACTTGTCAgaggtgttcaacaagtacatTCTAGATGTTAGGAGAAAACCTATAAGGACAATGTGTGATGGGATAAAAGATAAGCAGATGGTGAGGTGGCACATGAAGAGAGAGAGTGTAAAGGAAGCAAGATGGGAGATAACACCTCATTACAGTGAGAAGCTAGAGATTGAGAAGGAGAGGGCCAGATACTGCAAGCCAATACAGGCAGGGGTCAACTTATGGCAAGTTACAAGTGGGCAGCAAACACATGCTGTCAACCTGGAACTTGAGACTTGTGGATGCAGGAAGTGGGACCTTAGTGGCATACCTTGCAACCATGCCATCTCTGCAATAAACAAGGCTAAAAGGAAACCAGAGGATTATGTCAGCAAATTCTTCAAGAAAGATTTTTATGCTGCAGCTTATGAACCAATGATCTTTCCTGTACCTGGTGAGCATGATTGGACAAGGACCCCTGGTCCAGACATAGAACCACCTGCATTCAAAATcaagagaggaagaaggaaagaaaagaGGATCAAGGGCAAATTTGAAGTACCAAAGCCAAAAGAAACTTCAAGAATGGGGACCATAACATGTGGCAATTGTGGTCTCCAAGGGCATAGGTACACAAACTATCTTAAACAGTTGAAGCCTGAGCTAGCTTTGAGGAAGAATAAGCATGTGGTAATAATTTTTCACCTTCAAATATACTAATGTTTTCTTTCTTGTACATTTCTTTCTAGCATTATTAACTGTTTCCTTTTCTTTGCAAGGCTAATGCTCCTACACCACCATCATCTGGAAGACAACCAAGACCTGCTGCTTCTGCTCCTACACCACCATCATCTGGAAGAAGAGGAGCTGGCAGAGGAGCTGGCAGAGGAGCTGGTGCTACTTCTACTACAACACCATCAtctggcagaggaagaggagctggcagaggaagaggagctgcTACTTCTACTACACCACCACCATCTGGAAGAGCTGGAAGAGGTGCTCCAATGCCATTCATTGCCCCAAAGCAATATGCTGACATTCCTACTGATGGCACACACACTGGATGGATGTCCTACTTTACTGCTAGCATGGGAGGTGGAGGAGCCATGTAATGTGAAATATTGTGGTGTTATTTTGGTTAAACTTGATACTTGAGGTGGAGTACTGGTGGAGTACTTTAGTAATGTTGAACTTGATGCTTGTAATGTTGAACTGGATGGATATGTGGTTGAACTTTCGGTGAttatctgaatgttgaactttagTTGGTTATCTGAACTTGCTACTGGATGCTGGTAATGTGAGTTGATTGTGACAAATCAGTACCACATTTGCAGATAATTGTGACAAATCGGTACCAATTCTGTTGCTAGCTGTTGCATGTCAGTACCAATATTGGGGCATCACATAACATGCAGTACCACATTTGGGGATTCTGACATGTGGGCCATCCACCTTTCCTACTATTAAAGTGTGACAGCACAAGATCTCAGAGGAGTGTGGGGAAGAAACTAGGGTTCATCCGCGCAGCCAAGGAGAAATCTCAGAGGCGCTGACTGGGGCCAGCGGCGGAGATGTCGTGGTCATCCAGTGCCGGGTCCGCTCCCGGATTTCGTCGAGCtgcaggaaggaggggggaggagtcgcGCTCGCCGGTGCGCTACCGCGAGAACCCAATGGCATACGAGCCTCCGGTGATGTGCCACTGCTCAACTCTGAGGAAGGCGCCAAGATGGATCTCCTGGAGCAGGCAGAACCCTGGTAGGAGGTACTACAGCTGCGTGGATGCTATGGTGAGTGCTGTTTTTTCCCTaattttcttcctctttcttctgtgcAATAACTTTTGGCAGCATGGTGAATTTGCTTGTGTATCTTAATAGCACGGTGGCTATGGATTTGTGCAATGGCATGATGATCCATTGCCCACATTCTGGAGTGAGCTCATTGGGGATCTGCATGATGAAGTATGGAGGCTTAAAGGTGCAACTGTTGCTAGATCTGAAGATCAATTTCCAATCCTGACTCCAAGTGAAGATGATGGCACAAGGGAGGCCATGTTTCTGTCTCTACAAACTCAACTCAGAGAGAAGAATGCAGAGATTGCAGGGATTAGGGCCAAATTTCAcaatgtgttgtttcttttcactaTATTTGTGCTTGGCTTAGTTGCAGGCAAGATATTAAGTTAGTTAGTTGCTTCAGTTGTAGCCAAGTTGTAATGGATCAAGTTGTAATGGATCAGTGAAGTTATCTTCTGATGCAATGAGATTTAGTGAGTCTTGTTCCTCTTTTATTGCAATGTACTGTCTGGTTTGCTGCAACATTGTCATAATGTACAATCTACATAATCAGCATAACCATAGCAATACATAACCATACATAATAAGAAACTGATCCATACATAGCAATACATAACCATTGTTCACAATACATAGAGGAGTTCCACTTCAAATGCatagttcatccttttctcacaaaaggatgaatagcataACTACTACATACATACACAGCCATAGTTCACCATTAGTACAAGCATACAGTACACAACATTAGTTCCTAGATGCTAGGTCATTACACAACCATCATTCCCAAAAGGTCAGCAATGCCACTAATCTCATTTCATCTTCTTCACTTCTCCAAGATGGCTTGAATCCCCCTGAACTTCTCCTTCAACTTTTCATTCTGAAACTCTAACTGCCACTTCTCTTCAATATGCTTTTTATTTCCCTTAAGCAGATCAGCAACCTGAAGCTTCAACTCTAGcttctcttgggtgagcttctcctGACACTTAGTTAGCTCTGCATTCTTCAGCTCCAAATTCATACTAGCTTCAGTAAGCACTTGCTTCTCTTACATTTTGTTCAACTTCAAGTTCTGAATGACTGTTGCTTGAGCTCTTGTCAGGTTGAGCAGCACCTCATACTTCTGAGTAAGTTGCTGGGTCTCTGCATCTTTCTTTGCCATCTCAGTTGCCATCTTTGCCTTCATATCATCAGTCAGTTCTTTTCTTACCTCTTGCTGATATGTAATGGCAGACCGCAGATGCCTGAAATCCACCACCTTATCTTCCTGGAAGTTCATCAGCTCATGCACATCTTGGACTAGCTTGTCATAGTTGGCCTccagcttgttcttctcttctgtcaGATGGTGGATAGTGAAAGAATTCTCAAGATTGTCATTCACCCTAGCACTTTTGGCATCTTCAACCATTGCCCATAGCTTCAACAATGCATTCTGCATTGTTGGGGGCCACTGGTGATCAACCCATTCAACAAAGCCACAATTGCTACCTTCCTGCaaaaacaataacaacaacaaaacAGTTCATACAGCAAGTAATTACACAAAATCACTGCAGTTGCCAAAAAGAATGTATAAATTTAGCATCAGACCACTAAATTTAACAAGAGGAGCAACCACTTGAGTAGCTGACTGACTAGGTTCAGCCATTGTTCTAATGCAAAATATACTCATTCTTGACCTAAATAAGCTACTCTAACCACTATGAATCAAAATGTTGACACCAAGCAGAGTACTCCAGCAAACAGAGTTCAATATGGCACTGACCAAGTAAGAAAAAAATCAGTGTGCCTACAATCCTACAATACATACCGGCTGTGCACATGCTAAAAACCTCCTGCCTGTGTTTGTTCCTTCAAAGGCAACAAGCCTCTCAGATGCCATGCCGTGCTTCTCACATGGAGACATCACATCCAGCTCAAGCCCCTTGTAATCTGGATCTTCAATGGTGAAAGGAACCTGCAGAAGCTCGCACAAAGACAATGGCCAAATCAAAACCTAGCGAAATCAACCAAATcaagaaatcccaaatatgaaaccctaaccctaaccctgtaCTGACCTCGTTGAGACCGTCTGTGGAGGAAGAATGCATGTACGGGGGGCTAGAATGGTCGTCGCTGCTTTCGTCCTCCAAAAccatggcgacggcggggcggtgcggcggcCGGCCGGCTGTCGGGACTCGGTCGGCGGCGATGGAGGaaacgagcgaggaggaggagggggaggggaatggTGCGGCCGGGCTGGAGCTGGTGCGACCGGGCCGGTTAGGACAGCAGCGCACCGGCTCGTCCTAGTCAGCACGCGGGCACGCGCCGATTGGCCagcgtggcacctgacgggtgggcccgacCTGTCGGATCGGGCGTCAATACAAATAAATACGCGTTTTAGTCCAATTTGCAAAAATTTGGAccaatgttggtactgacacgcaaaaattagcaatcgtggtaccaatctgcatgtgatgcctgaattgtggtacttctgtgcaattaactcgcCGACGCGCGACCATCCTCCATTGCAGGTGGCAGCATCGTCGATGTGCGGCCAGCGTTCGTCGCAGCACCGGCGACCTCCGcagcgtcgccgccgcggcagcccGCACCAACACCGCAGATCTCTGCCTCAAAGCAACACCGGCGGGGCATGGCGGCATCGACGGACGAGGGGACTGTTCCGCGGCATCGCCCGTGGCGTGGCAGCATCTTCTCGCAGCATTTGCTAGTACTGGCCACCGTGATCCTCGCGGCAACCATGGTGTCCCAGCACCAATGATGTGGCTTGCAGCGGTGTGCACGGACGACGAGGCTGGTATGCAGCATCGCCGCCAGCGTGGCAGCATCTGAAGCAACGGCGGCCTTGCAGCAGACGGTGGGATTGGAACCGACGGCGAGCTCTGAAGCATCGGTCACCTGTCAGCCTTGCAGCTTCAACTCAGCCTGAAGCATCGCCGGGGCCATGGTGATCTCGATCCACGAAGCATGGAGGAAAGAACGAAaagcgagggaggcgaaggtcgcaGCACCCACATGGCCCAACTCCCTTGCAACGCATGCTCCACTTGCAGCCCAGCCCAGAAGATACTGAGACAGGACAGGCTTGGATGGGCTCAGGCCTGCCGTCCAAAATCCTCATCAGTGCAGCCTAGCCCAGAAAATACAGGCCCATCTGCTCAGCCCCTGTAAACAAACGCCGGTCTCGAGCGTGCGCTGCCTGCAACACACGCCTCACCCACCCCCACCCCAGCCGCaccgcaaccctagccgccgccggagCAGGCCGCGACGCCGTCCACGGAGAGCACGCGCGAGGACGCCCACGAAGAGCAGCCGCGACGCCGTCGACGGAGCACGCagccagggtgccaccgacgccgCCGGAGCCAGCCGCTGGGAACCCACCGGCCGGCCGCGGGGCCCACCAGACGTCCGCGGAGCCCTGCGTCAGGGGCTCGGCCGCCCGGGGCGTGCAGAAGGCAGAGTAGGCCGGGAGCGCGCCGGCTCATCAGGTCCGATTCAGAGCCTATTTTTTCTCCTACCCAACGCTGCTCCTACCTAccattgtttttttttttgcagaatTCCAGTAGCATACTTGGCCTTGCCCAGTTTAGTTCTAGTTACTTTGACAAAATGTCCAGATTTTGGTTCATAGATTGTCATTCAAAACAAAATCCAATAAATACTACTACATGCTTATAGTAGTAATCTGGGAATTATAAACTTATTTCGACAATATGATTAGGGGATAACAGGTATTTTGCTCAACTGATCCTAATTTTGGTTCAAAATTTGTTGGTTTAAAGAAATTCTAAAAAAACTGTGCATATGACCAGTAGCAATCTGGTAAAGTTTGAGCTTATTTGCACAACAGGGTTAGGAGAAAATTGCTTTTTTTCTTAAGGCATTTTCGTTCTGGATTCGCCGCTGATACCATTATATCTTGGTCTCCAGCGAGCTTCAGCTTGCACCGATCAACAATGGGAATGGAGTATGATGCTTCATCCACGACGGGGTCCATGTTCCTGCCTTTCCTTGCGATGTTCGGGGCCATCTACCTCCTCGGCTACTTTGTGGTCTTCCGGCGCTGGAGCCTGCAGCagcggccggacgcgtccagctGCCTCACCTCGCTCTTCCACGGCACGCCGGCAACGCTGCTGGCGCTGCGCGCAGTGCGGTCCAGCTCGAGGGCTGGCGACCTCGCGGCGCCCAACATGCCTGCCGACGACCTCGCCCTCGACTTCAGCACGGCCTACTTCACTGTCGACCTCATCCACTACCTCGTCTTCCTGCCCCACGAGGTGCTCTTCGTGGCGCACCACCTCGCCACGCTCTACGTCTTCGCCACctgccgcgccgccgtgcgttgcGGCGCCTACGGGTTGCTCGCCTTGGAGGTGCTCGCCGAGGTCACCAGCCTGGCGCAGAACCTGTGGACGCTGGCCGGCATGCGGCGCGCCGACTCGCTGCTGGCCGCCAGGGCGCACGCCGTGTTGTCGCTCCCGTTCTACCCGGCTTACACGGCCATGAGGGCGGTCCTCGGGCCGGTCTGGTTCGTGAGGATGGTGAAATTCTATGCCGCCGATGGTGGTGTGCCGACGTGGGCGTGGGCGTCGTGGAGCGTGGTGATTGGGTCCGCGATACTGGTGAGCGTGCTGTGGGTGGGCAACCTGTGGTTGGTCTACTTCAGACAAAGGATGGGGAACAACAAGAAGGAACAATGATGGGCTCCTTAATCTTAATTATTTTCTCATAGGGtgtttggtttgcaaaaatgttaaaAAAATGATGTAAGATTTTAAGATTTCACGTCATAATTCTCATGTGAAAACAAATAAGTTTGCCATGTTGTAGGAGATTTGCCATCCTCTAAAGCGAAAATTGTCATGTTGtaaaagaaatgacagaaattTGCCAAGCTGCACAGAGTACTCTGGTGCGTTCGATCAGGATCTGACGGTCCCAAGAGCGTTCACTAGGATTGCTAAAAAAATGGATGTTTATGGTTATTGGTGTACTTGATTTGGGGATTTGTAACCTTAGTTTTAGTATGGTTTGATATAGCCGATCTCGAATAACGggaggtttttttttttgaaatctcGGATAACAGGAGTTAGATTTACATGCACTTGAGATGAGTGCCGATTGGGCGCGAGTGGGAGTGTTGGTCCTTGAgggaaaaaagtccattttaaaccctgAACTCGTAGAGGTTCGGCGAAATGGATCCTCAAGTCAAAATCCCAGTCGATTGCACCCTGAACTATTTaatcccggtctaaatcaaacCTTCGGGTCATTTCCCAAACAGGGATTGTCCGCGTGGCAAAGGATGACCGGGATTAGTGGCATTTCGCAAAGGGCGCACACCTGCTTCCCGGTGAGACGGCCCGTTTTAGTTGTTTTTCTCGAAAAAAGAAAATCGCAAAGGGCGCAACACCTGCTGGCCCGGCCCGCTTTAGCATTTTTTCGTTTAAAAAAACAAGCGCATGGTACGGCTCGAACACGAGACCCATTGATAATGATCGATACAACTAACCACCAGGGACTAAAAATACGTTGTGTATTCTTGctccttttttcttctttatttCCGTCTTTTTCTTAAATTCGTGATTCATTTTTGAAATCAACGAActaaatgttcagtgtgtattttaaaaaaatattgcTTAATATATAAAGTGCAATATGTATTAAAAAAACGTCATTGTATAGTTATGCAGTGATGTTTAGTGTGTATTTTCAAAAAATATCGCATAATATAAAATTATGCAGTAATATTAAAAACGTATTCATATAGTATTATACAATAATGTTAAGTTTTTATTTACAAAAAAATTGCATAATAAAAAATTCAGTGTAAACTAAAAATACGTCGACAGTAGTGAAAAGACATACACCGTTTATTACAAAACCTATATAAAATGGAAAATACAAAAATTTAAAACCCGAAGAATACCCAACATCTGAAGAAAGATAAAAGACCGAAAATAAAAACTCATACAAAAACGAAACAGTCAACGAAGGTCCGGACGTGTCTATAGTTTGTAGAGTATAATAGAGAGTAAGCCAGTAATTAGCTCGATCCCATTGATTTGCATAGTGGTTTGCGCGCACTCTGCGACTTTCGCCGGACCCAGGTTCGAATCCTGGCGGATGGTGTATTTTTCTTTTTGCGGCTAGAAAGATCGAAGGTGTCTAAAGTTACTTTATAGAAACAAGTACGCCTCTACGAGGAAGCAAATTAAAGAGTGGCGTAGTGGTCCGAGCGCGCGCGCCGTATTGTGGCGGCCCGGGTTCGATTCCCCGGCGTGGCGTCTTTTTTTCTGTAGGAAAATAGTGTCAGACTTTTTTTTTTGTGCAAACAAGGGCTTTTGCTTGATTACATATAAAGCAAGGGTTTTCTGTGTGAAAAGAACACAGACGAATCCCCCTGATTTAGACCGGGATTGAATAGTTCAgggtgcaatcgaccgggatttcAACTTGGGGGTTTATTTCACCGAACCTCTACGAGTTcagggtttaaaatggactttttcctcCTTGAGGTTGGCCTGCCAAGCGTGATTTCATAATGGGTTTCCAACAATCCCCAAGTCAACGCATGGTGTAGCTAGAACGACAAAAATCGGCGAACACTCTGGTCGGGAGgtccttggtgaagatgtcagcaaagTGTGATGCCGTTGGTGTTTATATAAATTCAATGTATATTACAGAAAAATTAGTGTGCATTCAGAAAATGATTGTTACATATTAAAGAATTGTTCACCCTGTATTAGATTCGTATTTGTTGGCATTTTTTTTataatttgaaaacatttatttaAATTCATGAACACATTTTTAATCAAAACTCTTCTTTTTATTAAtaattaatgtgtaaaaaaggcaGAAATAAAAACAAAACGTCAGTAGCCTACTACTAGAAACTAACAGGTAAAAAGATGACTATAAAACGCAAAAACAAACAAATCTGTGGTAGCGCTACTTTATTTTCactgatactccctctgtaaacaaatataagagtatttagatcactattttagtgatctaaacgctcttatatttctttacggagggagtacatctgatCGCTAGCTTATCCTCAAAAGAAATTCTGATAGATAGCTTCGAATAATGACATAATTTTGAGAGCCTAGCTTTATCAAAATTCTGATCGCTAGCTTCGTCTATTTTTTTTTTAGCACTGATCGCTAGCTTTTCTTTCTTTTAGATACCAGTGGCTAGCTTTGTGGTAGCCGGTAGCCTAATAGCACATACGAGCGGTTGAACATATAGGCCAGCCCACCCAGGCGGACATGCGGACGAGCTGGTTTATTTGTTTTGGGCTTTAACAAATCAAAATCAAAAAACAATGAGGAAGTGAGGTGGCGCTACATAATAATTAGATGTGACATATTATCTcatatctagatgtgacatagtcgGATCCTTTTTTTACATAACTATGTAACGTCTAAGTTTGATGTCATCAATTTGTTcctttctttgttcttttttctttttaagcTTTTTTTTGTGAGACTTTTTAAGCTTATTATCCAGGGGCTACTGCGAACGTGTTAGCTTACGTACGCTACACTAGCTTCGTTCCGTCGGTGTAGGCTAATCCtccatttgttttttctttttttggttccATGGCCCGTCCTTTTTCTTCCCAGGAATGTTGTTTCTCATATAAATCGTATATTCGTGCATAGTTTAGAGATACATGAAAACTTTACAATTTTATATGTTCAAGTAACATTTGGAAAAGTGTCCACATATTTTCGAAATGTTCACCGCGAATTTGAAAAGTTAACACAATGTAATTTAAAACAAATGTTGATAACATTTCCCCCAAAAGAGTTCGTGGCATTTGAAAACTGCTCACACGTTTCAAAAAGTGCATGTGAAACTTTTAAAATAATGTtataaagtgtgaaacaattcCATGTAATTCATAATAAATATGTTTGtgaaattttaaaaaatacaaTATAAATAAATGTTCGTTAGTATAAAAATGTTTCGTATCAATTCAAACAAATTTTCaacgtgtatttaaaaaatgttaaacacgTAATGGAATAAAATTTCAAAACATATAT
The sequence above is drawn from the Triticum aestivum cultivar Chinese Spring chromosome 7A, IWGSC CS RefSeq v2.1, whole genome shotgun sequence genome and encodes:
- the LOC123150315 gene encoding TLC domain-containing protein At5g14285-like; its protein translation is MEYDASSTTGSMFLPFLAMFGAIYLLGYFVVFRRWSLQQRPDASSCLTSLFHGTPATLLALRAVRSSSRAGDLAAPNMPADDLALDFSTAYFTVDLIHYLVFLPHEVLFVAHHLATLYVFATCRAAVRCGAYGLLALEVLAEVTSLAQNLWTLAGMRRADSLLAARAHAVLSLPFYPAYTAMRAVLGPVWFVRMVKFYAADGGVPTWAWASWSVVIGSAILVSVLWVGNLWLVYFRQRMGNNKKEQ